Proteins encoded together in one Telopea speciosissima isolate NSW1024214 ecotype Mountain lineage chromosome 4, Tspe_v1, whole genome shotgun sequence window:
- the LOC122660259 gene encoding endo-1,4-beta-xylanase 1-like isoform X1 encodes MPNRVVFYLEGPAPGVDLLIDSVSVSCSSLKEHEKVKEIRIDSYDNPNHNIILNSDFSQGLQCWHPNCCDGYVVSEESGYLNGVSANSGGRYAVITNRKECWQGLEQDITIRVSPGSTYTVSACVRVLGPLHGSTGVQATLRLEFPDSATSYLFVGRTSVTKDRWEKLEGTFSLATMPNRVFFYLEGPAPGVDLLIDSVSVSCSSLKEHESATTKCFADDENIILNPHFDDGLNNWSGKGCKVATHDSMGDGKIRPLSGNFFASATERTQSFNGIQQEITGRVQRKLAYEVTAVVRIFGNNVTSADVRVTLWVQAQNQRELYIGIASSQASNKDWVQLQGKFLLNGSPSRVIIYFEGPPPGTDILVNSLIVKHAAKVPPSPPPVIENADFGVNIVENSSLNDGLNGWFPLGNCTMSVNSGSPLLLPPMARDSLGPYEPLSGRYILVTNRTQTWMGPAQMITDKLKLYLTYQVSAWVRVGPGVTTPQNVIGALSVDNQWVNGGQVEANDERWHEIGGSFRIEKQPSKVMVSFQGPSSGVDLMVAGLQIFPVDRQARFKHLKMHTDKIRKRDVILKFTGADVKSLPGTSVRIRQTQNSFSIGSCINRTNIDNEDFVDFFIKNFNFAVFENELKWYWTEPQQGDFNYKDADEILDFCKSHSIECRGHCIFWEVEGAVQSWIQSLNKNDLMTAVQNRLTGLLAQYKDKFRHYDVNNEMLHGSFYQDRLGKDIRAYMFKTAHQLDPSATLFVNDYHVEDGCDTRSSPEKYIEQILDLQQQGASVGGIGIQGHIDSPVGPIVCSALDKLGILGLPIWFTELDVSSINEYVRADDLEAMLREAFAHPSVEGIMLWGFWELFMSRENSHLVDAEGSVNVAGKRYLALKEEWLSSANGYLDDQGEFRFRGFHGTYTIDFTLTNTTTKTFVVDKGESPLELTINL; translated from the exons ATGCCCAATCGGGTAGTGTTTTATTTGGAAGGGCCTGCCCCTGGAGTAGACCTGCTCATAGATTCTGTTTCTGTTTCCTGTTCTAGTCTCAAAGAACATGAG AAAGTGAAAGAGATCAGAATTGATTCTTATGACAACCCCAATCACAACATCATCCTGAACTCTGACTTCTCGCAAGGCCTGCAGTGTTGGCACCCCAATTGCTGTGATGGCTATGTTGTTTCAGAAGAGTCAGGTTACCTCAATGGGGTCTCAGCAAACTCAGGTGGGAGATATGCTGTTATCACAAATCGGAAGGAATGCTGGCAAGGCTTGGAACAAGATATCACAATCAGAGTTTCACCTGGCTCCACTTATACTGTTTCTGCTTGTGTTAGAGTGCTGGGGCCTCTTCATGGTTCCACTGGAGTCCAAGCCACATTAAGACTCGAGTTCCCAGACTCAGCAACTAGCTATTTGTTTGTTGGGAG AACCTCTGTGACTAAGGACCGGTGGGAGAAGTTGGAGGGCACATTCTCATTGGCAACCATGCCCAATcgggtatttttttatttggaaggGCCTGCCCCTGGAGTAGACTTGCTCATAgattctgtttctgtttcttgtTCCAGTCTCAAAGAGCATGAG AGTGCAACCACAAAGTGCTTTGCTGATGATGAGAACATTATACTGAACCCTCATTTTGATGATGGCCTTAACAACTGGTCTGGGAAAGGCTGCAAGGTTGCAACACATGATTCTATGGGAGATGGAAAAATACGGCCATTGTCTGGAAATTTCTTTGCCTCTGCAACTGAACGTACCCAGAGTTTTAATGGAATTCAGCAGGAGATCACTGGAAGGGTGCAGAGGAAGCTTGCTTATGAAGTCACTGCAGTGGTTCGGATATTTGGGAATAATGTCACTAGTGCCGATGTACGTGTTACTTTATGGGTCCAAGCACAAAACCAGCGTGAACTATATATAGGCATTGCCAG TTCTCAGGCATCAAATAAAGATTGGGTGCAGTTGCAGGGAAAGTTCCTCCTAAATGGTTCCCCATCAAGAGTGATCATTTATTTTGAAGGGCCACCTCCAGGCACTGATATTCTTGTAAATAGTTTAATTGTAAAACATGCTGCAAAAGTCCCTCCTTCACCTCCACCAGTTATTGAG AATGCTGATTTTGGAGTTAATATAGTGGAGAACAGCAGTCTTAATGATGGTCTTAATGGGTGGTTTCCTCTTGGTAATTGTACTATGAGTGTCAATAGTGGCTCACCTCTTTTGCTTCCTCCAATGGCAAGAGATTCCCTTGGTCCCTATGAACCTCTTAGTGGCCGGTACATCCTTGTGACCAATCGTACGCAAACATGGATGGGCCCAGCTCAGATGATCACAGATAAGCTAAAGCTCTACTTGACATATCAAGTTTCTGCTTGGGTTCGTGTTGGTCCAGGAGTGACCACTCCTCAGAATGTGATTGGTGCACTTAGTGTGGACAATCAGTGGGTCAATGGAGGTCAAGTTGAAGCTAATGATGAAAGGTGGCATGAAATTGGGGGATCTTTTAGAATTGAGAAGCAACCATCCAAAGTTATGGTATCTTTTCAAGGTCCTTCTTCAGGTGTTGATTTAATGGTTGCTGGACTTCAAATTTTCCCGGTAGACAGACAAGCGAGGTTTAAACATTTAAAGATGCACACTGATAAG ATACGAAAGCGTGATGTTATCCTGAAATTTACAGGAGCTGACGTCAAGAGTTTGCCTGGCACATCCGTGAGAATCAGGCAAACACAAAatagcttctccattggatcaTGTATCAATAGAACAAACATAGACAATGAAGACTTTGTCGAtttcttcataaaaaatttcaactttGCTGTGTTTGAAAATGAATTGAAGTGGTACTGGACAGAGCCACAACAAGGTGACTTTAACTACAAGGATGCTGATGAGATTCTGGACTTTTGTAAGAGTCATAGCATAGAGTGCAGAGGTCACTGCATCTTCTGGGAAGTGGAAGGCGCTGTCCAGTCATGGATCCAATCGTTGAACAAAAATGACTTGATGACTGCTGTTCAGAATAGGCTTACTGGTCTTCTCGCCCAGTACAAGGATAAATTCAGGCATTATGATGTCAACAATGAGATGCTGCATGGCTCTTTCTACCAGGACAGATTGGGCAAAGATATAAGAGCATACATGTTCAAGACGGCCCACCAACTAGACCCATCTGCGACCTTATTTGTGAATGATTACCATGTCGAGGATGGATGTGACACTAGATCTTCTCCTGAGAAGTACATTGAACAAATTCTTGATCTACAACAACAAGGTGCATCTGTGGGAGGGATAGGAATTCAAGGACATATAGATAGTCCAGTTGGACCTATTGTTTGTTCTGCCTTAGACAAGCTAGGAATACTTGGTCTTCCAATATGGTTCACAGAGTTAGATGTTTCGTCAATAAATGAATATGTTAGAGCTGATGACTTGGAGGCTATGCTCCGAGAAGCCTTTGCTCATCCTTCTGTGGAGGGTATCATGCTCTGGGGATTCTGGGAGCTGTTTATGAGCCGTGAAAATTCACATTTAGTGGATGCAGAAGGTAGTGTTAATGTAGCTGGCAAAAGGTACCTTGCTCTCAAGGAGGAATGGTTGTCAAGTGCTAATGGGTACCTAGATGATCAAGGAGAGTTCAGATTTAGAGGCTTTCATGGGACATACACCATTGATTTTACCCTCACAAATACTACCACTAAGACATTTGTTGTTGACAAGGGAGAGTCACCACTTGAGTTGACCATAAATTTGTAA
- the LOC122660259 gene encoding endo-1,4-beta-xylanase 1-like isoform X5, producing MPNRVVFYLEGPAPGVDLLIDSVSVSCSSLKEHESATTKCFADDENIILNPHFDDGLNNWSGKGCKVATHDSMGDGKIRPLSGNFFASATERTQSFNGIQQEITGRVQRKLAYEVTAVVRIFGNNVTSADVRVTLWVQAQNQRELYIGIASSQASNKDWVQLQGKFLLNGSPSRVIIYFEGPPPGTDILVNSLIVKHAAKVPPSPPPVIENADFGVNIVENSSLNDGLNGWFPLGNCTMSVNSGSPLLLPPMARDSLGPYEPLSGRYILVTNRTQTWMGPAQMITDKLKLYLTYQVSAWVRVGPGVTTPQNVIGALSVDNQWVNGGQVEANDERWHEIGGSFRIEKQPSKVMVSFQGPSSGVDLMVAGLQIFPVDRQARFKHLKMHTDKIRKRDVILKFTGADVKSLPGTSVRIRQTQNSFSIGSCINRTNIDNEDFVDFFIKNFNFAVFENELKWYWTEPQQGDFNYKDADEILDFCKSHSIECRGHCIFWEVEGAVQSWIQSLNKNDLMTAVQNRLTGLLAQYKDKFRHYDVNNEMLHGSFYQDRLGKDIRAYMFKTAHQLDPSATLFVNDYHVEDGCDTRSSPEKYIEQILDLQQQGASVGGIGIQGHIDSPVGPIVCSALDKLGILGLPIWFTELDVSSINEYVRADDLEAMLREAFAHPSVEGIMLWGFWELFMSRENSHLVDAEGSVNVAGKRYLALKEEWLSSANGYLDDQGEFRFRGFHGTYTIDFTLTNTTTKTFVVDKGESPLELTINL from the exons ATGCCCAATCGGGTAGTGTTTTATTTGGAAGGGCCTGCCCCTGGAGTAGACCTGCTCATAGATTCTGTTTCTGTTTCCTGTTCTAGTCTCAAAGAACATGAG AGTGCAACCACAAAGTGCTTTGCTGATGATGAGAACATTATACTGAACCCTCATTTTGATGATGGCCTTAACAACTGGTCTGGGAAAGGCTGCAAGGTTGCAACACATGATTCTATGGGAGATGGAAAAATACGGCCATTGTCTGGAAATTTCTTTGCCTCTGCAACTGAACGTACCCAGAGTTTTAATGGAATTCAGCAGGAGATCACTGGAAGGGTGCAGAGGAAGCTTGCTTATGAAGTCACTGCAGTGGTTCGGATATTTGGGAATAATGTCACTAGTGCCGATGTACGTGTTACTTTATGGGTCCAAGCACAAAACCAGCGTGAACTATATATAGGCATTGCCAG TTCTCAGGCATCAAATAAAGATTGGGTGCAGTTGCAGGGAAAGTTCCTCCTAAATGGTTCCCCATCAAGAGTGATCATTTATTTTGAAGGGCCACCTCCAGGCACTGATATTCTTGTAAATAGTTTAATTGTAAAACATGCTGCAAAAGTCCCTCCTTCACCTCCACCAGTTATTGAG AATGCTGATTTTGGAGTTAATATAGTGGAGAACAGCAGTCTTAATGATGGTCTTAATGGGTGGTTTCCTCTTGGTAATTGTACTATGAGTGTCAATAGTGGCTCACCTCTTTTGCTTCCTCCAATGGCAAGAGATTCCCTTGGTCCCTATGAACCTCTTAGTGGCCGGTACATCCTTGTGACCAATCGTACGCAAACATGGATGGGCCCAGCTCAGATGATCACAGATAAGCTAAAGCTCTACTTGACATATCAAGTTTCTGCTTGGGTTCGTGTTGGTCCAGGAGTGACCACTCCTCAGAATGTGATTGGTGCACTTAGTGTGGACAATCAGTGGGTCAATGGAGGTCAAGTTGAAGCTAATGATGAAAGGTGGCATGAAATTGGGGGATCTTTTAGAATTGAGAAGCAACCATCCAAAGTTATGGTATCTTTTCAAGGTCCTTCTTCAGGTGTTGATTTAATGGTTGCTGGACTTCAAATTTTCCCGGTAGACAGACAAGCGAGGTTTAAACATTTAAAGATGCACACTGATAAG ATACGAAAGCGTGATGTTATCCTGAAATTTACAGGAGCTGACGTCAAGAGTTTGCCTGGCACATCCGTGAGAATCAGGCAAACACAAAatagcttctccattggatcaTGTATCAATAGAACAAACATAGACAATGAAGACTTTGTCGAtttcttcataaaaaatttcaactttGCTGTGTTTGAAAATGAATTGAAGTGGTACTGGACAGAGCCACAACAAGGTGACTTTAACTACAAGGATGCTGATGAGATTCTGGACTTTTGTAAGAGTCATAGCATAGAGTGCAGAGGTCACTGCATCTTCTGGGAAGTGGAAGGCGCTGTCCAGTCATGGATCCAATCGTTGAACAAAAATGACTTGATGACTGCTGTTCAGAATAGGCTTACTGGTCTTCTCGCCCAGTACAAGGATAAATTCAGGCATTATGATGTCAACAATGAGATGCTGCATGGCTCTTTCTACCAGGACAGATTGGGCAAAGATATAAGAGCATACATGTTCAAGACGGCCCACCAACTAGACCCATCTGCGACCTTATTTGTGAATGATTACCATGTCGAGGATGGATGTGACACTAGATCTTCTCCTGAGAAGTACATTGAACAAATTCTTGATCTACAACAACAAGGTGCATCTGTGGGAGGGATAGGAATTCAAGGACATATAGATAGTCCAGTTGGACCTATTGTTTGTTCTGCCTTAGACAAGCTAGGAATACTTGGTCTTCCAATATGGTTCACAGAGTTAGATGTTTCGTCAATAAATGAATATGTTAGAGCTGATGACTTGGAGGCTATGCTCCGAGAAGCCTTTGCTCATCCTTCTGTGGAGGGTATCATGCTCTGGGGATTCTGGGAGCTGTTTATGAGCCGTGAAAATTCACATTTAGTGGATGCAGAAGGTAGTGTTAATGTAGCTGGCAAAAGGTACCTTGCTCTCAAGGAGGAATGGTTGTCAAGTGCTAATGGGTACCTAGATGATCAAGGAGAGTTCAGATTTAGAGGCTTTCATGGGACATACACCATTGATTTTACCCTCACAAATACTACCACTAAGACATTTGTTGTTGACAAGGGAGAGTCACCACTTGAGTTGACCATAAATTTGTAA
- the LOC122660259 gene encoding endo-1,4-beta-xylanase 1-like isoform X2, with the protein MRCYAYSTFQIFKVKEIRIDSYDNPNHNIILNSDFSQGLQCWHPNCCDGYVVSEESGYLNGVSANSGGRYAVITNRKECWQGLEQDITIRVSPGSTYTVSACVRVLGPLHGSTGVQATLRLEFPDSATSYLFVGRTSVTKDRWEKLEGTFSLATMPNRVFFYLEGPAPGVDLLIDSVSVSCSSLKEHESATTKCFADDENIILNPHFDDGLNNWSGKGCKVATHDSMGDGKIRPLSGNFFASATERTQSFNGIQQEITGRVQRKLAYEVTAVVRIFGNNVTSADVRVTLWVQAQNQRELYIGIASSQASNKDWVQLQGKFLLNGSPSRVIIYFEGPPPGTDILVNSLIVKHAAKVPPSPPPVIENADFGVNIVENSSLNDGLNGWFPLGNCTMSVNSGSPLLLPPMARDSLGPYEPLSGRYILVTNRTQTWMGPAQMITDKLKLYLTYQVSAWVRVGPGVTTPQNVIGALSVDNQWVNGGQVEANDERWHEIGGSFRIEKQPSKVMVSFQGPSSGVDLMVAGLQIFPVDRQARFKHLKMHTDKIRKRDVILKFTGADVKSLPGTSVRIRQTQNSFSIGSCINRTNIDNEDFVDFFIKNFNFAVFENELKWYWTEPQQGDFNYKDADEILDFCKSHSIECRGHCIFWEVEGAVQSWIQSLNKNDLMTAVQNRLTGLLAQYKDKFRHYDVNNEMLHGSFYQDRLGKDIRAYMFKTAHQLDPSATLFVNDYHVEDGCDTRSSPEKYIEQILDLQQQGASVGGIGIQGHIDSPVGPIVCSALDKLGILGLPIWFTELDVSSINEYVRADDLEAMLREAFAHPSVEGIMLWGFWELFMSRENSHLVDAEGSVNVAGKRYLALKEEWLSSANGYLDDQGEFRFRGFHGTYTIDFTLTNTTTKTFVVDKGESPLELTINL; encoded by the exons ATGAG ATGCTATGCGTATTCCACATTtcaaatattt AAAGTGAAAGAGATCAGAATTGATTCTTATGACAACCCCAATCACAACATCATCCTGAACTCTGACTTCTCGCAAGGCCTGCAGTGTTGGCACCCCAATTGCTGTGATGGCTATGTTGTTTCAGAAGAGTCAGGTTACCTCAATGGGGTCTCAGCAAACTCAGGTGGGAGATATGCTGTTATCACAAATCGGAAGGAATGCTGGCAAGGCTTGGAACAAGATATCACAATCAGAGTTTCACCTGGCTCCACTTATACTGTTTCTGCTTGTGTTAGAGTGCTGGGGCCTCTTCATGGTTCCACTGGAGTCCAAGCCACATTAAGACTCGAGTTCCCAGACTCAGCAACTAGCTATTTGTTTGTTGGGAG AACCTCTGTGACTAAGGACCGGTGGGAGAAGTTGGAGGGCACATTCTCATTGGCAACCATGCCCAATcgggtatttttttatttggaaggGCCTGCCCCTGGAGTAGACTTGCTCATAgattctgtttctgtttcttgtTCCAGTCTCAAAGAGCATGAG AGTGCAACCACAAAGTGCTTTGCTGATGATGAGAACATTATACTGAACCCTCATTTTGATGATGGCCTTAACAACTGGTCTGGGAAAGGCTGCAAGGTTGCAACACATGATTCTATGGGAGATGGAAAAATACGGCCATTGTCTGGAAATTTCTTTGCCTCTGCAACTGAACGTACCCAGAGTTTTAATGGAATTCAGCAGGAGATCACTGGAAGGGTGCAGAGGAAGCTTGCTTATGAAGTCACTGCAGTGGTTCGGATATTTGGGAATAATGTCACTAGTGCCGATGTACGTGTTACTTTATGGGTCCAAGCACAAAACCAGCGTGAACTATATATAGGCATTGCCAG TTCTCAGGCATCAAATAAAGATTGGGTGCAGTTGCAGGGAAAGTTCCTCCTAAATGGTTCCCCATCAAGAGTGATCATTTATTTTGAAGGGCCACCTCCAGGCACTGATATTCTTGTAAATAGTTTAATTGTAAAACATGCTGCAAAAGTCCCTCCTTCACCTCCACCAGTTATTGAG AATGCTGATTTTGGAGTTAATATAGTGGAGAACAGCAGTCTTAATGATGGTCTTAATGGGTGGTTTCCTCTTGGTAATTGTACTATGAGTGTCAATAGTGGCTCACCTCTTTTGCTTCCTCCAATGGCAAGAGATTCCCTTGGTCCCTATGAACCTCTTAGTGGCCGGTACATCCTTGTGACCAATCGTACGCAAACATGGATGGGCCCAGCTCAGATGATCACAGATAAGCTAAAGCTCTACTTGACATATCAAGTTTCTGCTTGGGTTCGTGTTGGTCCAGGAGTGACCACTCCTCAGAATGTGATTGGTGCACTTAGTGTGGACAATCAGTGGGTCAATGGAGGTCAAGTTGAAGCTAATGATGAAAGGTGGCATGAAATTGGGGGATCTTTTAGAATTGAGAAGCAACCATCCAAAGTTATGGTATCTTTTCAAGGTCCTTCTTCAGGTGTTGATTTAATGGTTGCTGGACTTCAAATTTTCCCGGTAGACAGACAAGCGAGGTTTAAACATTTAAAGATGCACACTGATAAG ATACGAAAGCGTGATGTTATCCTGAAATTTACAGGAGCTGACGTCAAGAGTTTGCCTGGCACATCCGTGAGAATCAGGCAAACACAAAatagcttctccattggatcaTGTATCAATAGAACAAACATAGACAATGAAGACTTTGTCGAtttcttcataaaaaatttcaactttGCTGTGTTTGAAAATGAATTGAAGTGGTACTGGACAGAGCCACAACAAGGTGACTTTAACTACAAGGATGCTGATGAGATTCTGGACTTTTGTAAGAGTCATAGCATAGAGTGCAGAGGTCACTGCATCTTCTGGGAAGTGGAAGGCGCTGTCCAGTCATGGATCCAATCGTTGAACAAAAATGACTTGATGACTGCTGTTCAGAATAGGCTTACTGGTCTTCTCGCCCAGTACAAGGATAAATTCAGGCATTATGATGTCAACAATGAGATGCTGCATGGCTCTTTCTACCAGGACAGATTGGGCAAAGATATAAGAGCATACATGTTCAAGACGGCCCACCAACTAGACCCATCTGCGACCTTATTTGTGAATGATTACCATGTCGAGGATGGATGTGACACTAGATCTTCTCCTGAGAAGTACATTGAACAAATTCTTGATCTACAACAACAAGGTGCATCTGTGGGAGGGATAGGAATTCAAGGACATATAGATAGTCCAGTTGGACCTATTGTTTGTTCTGCCTTAGACAAGCTAGGAATACTTGGTCTTCCAATATGGTTCACAGAGTTAGATGTTTCGTCAATAAATGAATATGTTAGAGCTGATGACTTGGAGGCTATGCTCCGAGAAGCCTTTGCTCATCCTTCTGTGGAGGGTATCATGCTCTGGGGATTCTGGGAGCTGTTTATGAGCCGTGAAAATTCACATTTAGTGGATGCAGAAGGTAGTGTTAATGTAGCTGGCAAAAGGTACCTTGCTCTCAAGGAGGAATGGTTGTCAAGTGCTAATGGGTACCTAGATGATCAAGGAGAGTTCAGATTTAGAGGCTTTCATGGGACATACACCATTGATTTTACCCTCACAAATACTACCACTAAGACATTTGTTGTTGACAAGGGAGAGTCACCACTTGAGTTGACCATAAATTTGTAA
- the LOC122660259 gene encoding endo-1,4-beta-xylanase 1-like isoform X3: MSCCCCSPWQKVKEIRIDSYDNPNHNIILNSDFSQGLQCWHPNCCDGYVVSEESGYLNGVSANSGGRYAVITNRKECWQGLEQDITIRVSPGSTYTVSACVRVLGPLHGSTGVQATLRLEFPDSATSYLFVGRTSVTKDRWEKLEGTFSLATMPNRVFFYLEGPAPGVDLLIDSVSVSCSSLKEHESATTKCFADDENIILNPHFDDGLNNWSGKGCKVATHDSMGDGKIRPLSGNFFASATERTQSFNGIQQEITGRVQRKLAYEVTAVVRIFGNNVTSADVRVTLWVQAQNQRELYIGIASSQASNKDWVQLQGKFLLNGSPSRVIIYFEGPPPGTDILVNSLIVKHAAKVPPSPPPVIENADFGVNIVENSSLNDGLNGWFPLGNCTMSVNSGSPLLLPPMARDSLGPYEPLSGRYILVTNRTQTWMGPAQMITDKLKLYLTYQVSAWVRVGPGVTTPQNVIGALSVDNQWVNGGQVEANDERWHEIGGSFRIEKQPSKVMVSFQGPSSGVDLMVAGLQIFPVDRQARFKHLKMHTDKIRKRDVILKFTGADVKSLPGTSVRIRQTQNSFSIGSCINRTNIDNEDFVDFFIKNFNFAVFENELKWYWTEPQQGDFNYKDADEILDFCKSHSIECRGHCIFWEVEGAVQSWIQSLNKNDLMTAVQNRLTGLLAQYKDKFRHYDVNNEMLHGSFYQDRLGKDIRAYMFKTAHQLDPSATLFVNDYHVEDGCDTRSSPEKYIEQILDLQQQGASVGGIGIQGHIDSPVGPIVCSALDKLGILGLPIWFTELDVSSINEYVRADDLEAMLREAFAHPSVEGIMLWGFWELFMSRENSHLVDAEGSVNVAGKRYLALKEEWLSSANGYLDDQGEFRFRGFHGTYTIDFTLTNTTTKTFVVDKGESPLELTINL, encoded by the exons ATGAG ttgttgttgttgttctccATGGCAGAAAGTGAAAGAGATCAGAATTGATTCTTATGACAACCCCAATCACAACATCATCCTGAACTCTGACTTCTCGCAAGGCCTGCAGTGTTGGCACCCCAATTGCTGTGATGGCTATGTTGTTTCAGAAGAGTCAGGTTACCTCAATGGGGTCTCAGCAAACTCAGGTGGGAGATATGCTGTTATCACAAATCGGAAGGAATGCTGGCAAGGCTTGGAACAAGATATCACAATCAGAGTTTCACCTGGCTCCACTTATACTGTTTCTGCTTGTGTTAGAGTGCTGGGGCCTCTTCATGGTTCCACTGGAGTCCAAGCCACATTAAGACTCGAGTTCCCAGACTCAGCAACTAGCTATTTGTTTGTTGGGAG AACCTCTGTGACTAAGGACCGGTGGGAGAAGTTGGAGGGCACATTCTCATTGGCAACCATGCCCAATcgggtatttttttatttggaaggGCCTGCCCCTGGAGTAGACTTGCTCATAgattctgtttctgtttcttgtTCCAGTCTCAAAGAGCATGAG AGTGCAACCACAAAGTGCTTTGCTGATGATGAGAACATTATACTGAACCCTCATTTTGATGATGGCCTTAACAACTGGTCTGGGAAAGGCTGCAAGGTTGCAACACATGATTCTATGGGAGATGGAAAAATACGGCCATTGTCTGGAAATTTCTTTGCCTCTGCAACTGAACGTACCCAGAGTTTTAATGGAATTCAGCAGGAGATCACTGGAAGGGTGCAGAGGAAGCTTGCTTATGAAGTCACTGCAGTGGTTCGGATATTTGGGAATAATGTCACTAGTGCCGATGTACGTGTTACTTTATGGGTCCAAGCACAAAACCAGCGTGAACTATATATAGGCATTGCCAG TTCTCAGGCATCAAATAAAGATTGGGTGCAGTTGCAGGGAAAGTTCCTCCTAAATGGTTCCCCATCAAGAGTGATCATTTATTTTGAAGGGCCACCTCCAGGCACTGATATTCTTGTAAATAGTTTAATTGTAAAACATGCTGCAAAAGTCCCTCCTTCACCTCCACCAGTTATTGAG AATGCTGATTTTGGAGTTAATATAGTGGAGAACAGCAGTCTTAATGATGGTCTTAATGGGTGGTTTCCTCTTGGTAATTGTACTATGAGTGTCAATAGTGGCTCACCTCTTTTGCTTCCTCCAATGGCAAGAGATTCCCTTGGTCCCTATGAACCTCTTAGTGGCCGGTACATCCTTGTGACCAATCGTACGCAAACATGGATGGGCCCAGCTCAGATGATCACAGATAAGCTAAAGCTCTACTTGACATATCAAGTTTCTGCTTGGGTTCGTGTTGGTCCAGGAGTGACCACTCCTCAGAATGTGATTGGTGCACTTAGTGTGGACAATCAGTGGGTCAATGGAGGTCAAGTTGAAGCTAATGATGAAAGGTGGCATGAAATTGGGGGATCTTTTAGAATTGAGAAGCAACCATCCAAAGTTATGGTATCTTTTCAAGGTCCTTCTTCAGGTGTTGATTTAATGGTTGCTGGACTTCAAATTTTCCCGGTAGACAGACAAGCGAGGTTTAAACATTTAAAGATGCACACTGATAAG ATACGAAAGCGTGATGTTATCCTGAAATTTACAGGAGCTGACGTCAAGAGTTTGCCTGGCACATCCGTGAGAATCAGGCAAACACAAAatagcttctccattggatcaTGTATCAATAGAACAAACATAGACAATGAAGACTTTGTCGAtttcttcataaaaaatttcaactttGCTGTGTTTGAAAATGAATTGAAGTGGTACTGGACAGAGCCACAACAAGGTGACTTTAACTACAAGGATGCTGATGAGATTCTGGACTTTTGTAAGAGTCATAGCATAGAGTGCAGAGGTCACTGCATCTTCTGGGAAGTGGAAGGCGCTGTCCAGTCATGGATCCAATCGTTGAACAAAAATGACTTGATGACTGCTGTTCAGAATAGGCTTACTGGTCTTCTCGCCCAGTACAAGGATAAATTCAGGCATTATGATGTCAACAATGAGATGCTGCATGGCTCTTTCTACCAGGACAGATTGGGCAAAGATATAAGAGCATACATGTTCAAGACGGCCCACCAACTAGACCCATCTGCGACCTTATTTGTGAATGATTACCATGTCGAGGATGGATGTGACACTAGATCTTCTCCTGAGAAGTACATTGAACAAATTCTTGATCTACAACAACAAGGTGCATCTGTGGGAGGGATAGGAATTCAAGGACATATAGATAGTCCAGTTGGACCTATTGTTTGTTCTGCCTTAGACAAGCTAGGAATACTTGGTCTTCCAATATGGTTCACAGAGTTAGATGTTTCGTCAATAAATGAATATGTTAGAGCTGATGACTTGGAGGCTATGCTCCGAGAAGCCTTTGCTCATCCTTCTGTGGAGGGTATCATGCTCTGGGGATTCTGGGAGCTGTTTATGAGCCGTGAAAATTCACATTTAGTGGATGCAGAAGGTAGTGTTAATGTAGCTGGCAAAAGGTACCTTGCTCTCAAGGAGGAATGGTTGTCAAGTGCTAATGGGTACCTAGATGATCAAGGAGAGTTCAGATTTAGAGGCTTTCATGGGACATACACCATTGATTTTACCCTCACAAATACTACCACTAAGACATTTGTTGTTGACAAGGGAGAGTCACCACTTGAGTTGACCATAAATTTGTAA